From the Clostridium sp. Marseille-P299 genome, one window contains:
- a CDS encoding carbohydrate ABC transporter permease, translated as MKRIKLSTIIIYFFLCILAVIYIGPLLWVVLVSFKTNAEIFQNPFSLPKILQWDNYKIAWSAGKLGSATLNSIFICVIALIISILVGSMAAFAIGKMRFKLANPLLTYFLIGMMIPVHSLLIPLFVSFSRMNLTDKLLALILPYVTFSLPMTIYILVNFFKGMPRDMFEAACIDGCSIYQCFFKIALPLAKTGMFVTGLMTFVANWNELLLAMVFISDVKKKTLPVTLTYFVGPYSTNYVQMFAAIVIAVVPSIVVYCCFSNQIVDGLTAGAVKG; from the coding sequence ATGAAAAGAATAAAACTTAGTACAATAATTATTTATTTTTTTCTATGTATATTGGCAGTTATTTATATTGGACCACTGTTATGGGTGGTGTTAGTATCCTTTAAGACGAATGCAGAGATATTTCAAAATCCATTTAGCTTACCTAAAATACTACAGTGGGATAATTATAAAATTGCTTGGAGTGCAGGAAAATTAGGAAGTGCAACCTTAAATTCAATTTTTATTTGTGTTATTGCTTTAATTATAAGTATTTTAGTTGGATCTATGGCAGCATTTGCCATTGGAAAAATGCGTTTTAAACTAGCAAATCCATTACTAACTTACTTTTTAATCGGAATGATGATACCAGTACATAGTTTACTAATACCTTTATTTGTATCGTTTTCAAGGATGAACTTAACAGATAAGCTACTAGCTTTAATCCTGCCATACGTTACATTTTCACTACCTATGACAATCTATATTTTAGTAAATTTCTTTAAAGGAATGCCAAGGGATATGTTTGAGGCAGCTTGTATCGATGGATGTTCAATTTATCAATGCTTTTTTAAAATTGCATTGCCTCTTGCTAAAACAGGAATGTTTGTTACTGGCTTAATGACATTTGTAGCCAATTGGAACGAACTATTATTAGCTATGGTATTTATTTCAGATGTTAAAAAGAAGACGTTACCAGTTACATTAACTTATTTTGTTGGGCCATATTCAACAAATTATGTTCAGATGTTTGCAGCAATTGTAATTGCAGTTGTACCATCCATTGTTGTGTATTGTTGTTTTAGCAATCAAATCGTTGATGGATTGACTGCAGGAGCGGTGAAGGGATAA